In a single window of the Octopus sinensis linkage group LG1, ASM634580v1, whole genome shotgun sequence genome:
- the LOC115214305 gene encoding uncharacterized protein C1orf109 gives MPNIVQVQKTEVLKCKLRHAFLAVQHCASVWQECARQQEVQLKELFNLCEQYQCCYEANVESLELPASLNEVKSKLLYVIVEKIEQKLCAVQATICEFQKSYDKVNQARINAFEQKPDMVYLTESRAMSPTLATMLEWLDDTERQVFVQLHLKKYLLDEMKYGDVSILQQLLKSWLLDDTKVINKIQERLLYLEDFMNEP, from the exons ATGCCAAACATTGTCCAAGTTCAAAAAACCGAAGTCTTGAAATGCAAGCTTCGTCATGCATTTCTTGCCGTACAACATTGTGCATCTGTGTGGCAGGAATGTGCTCGTCAGCAAGAAGTGCAACTTAAGGAACTTTTTAACCTATGTGAACAATACCAGTGTTGTTATGAAGCAAATGTGGAATCTTTAGAGCTCCCTGCTAGTCTGAATGAAGTAAAATCCAAGTTACTTTATGTTATTGTGGAGAAGATAGAACAAAAACTGTGTGCAGTTCAAGCCACAAT ATGTGAATTTCAAAAATCTTATGACAAAGTGAATCAAGCAAGAATCAATGCTTTTGAACAAAAACCCGACATGGTTTACTTGACTGAGAGTAGAGCCATGTCCCCAACTCTGGCTACCATGTTGGAATGGTTAGATGATACAGAAAGACAGGTTTTTGTACA GCTACACCTCAAGAAATATTTACTTGATGAAATGAAATATGGTGACGTGTCAATCCTGCAGCAGCTTCTCAAATCCTGGTTACTTGATGATACTAAAGTCATCAATAAAATCCAAG